Proteins encoded in a region of the Heterodontus francisci isolate sHetFra1 unplaced genomic scaffold, sHetFra1.hap1 HAP1_SCAFFOLD_781, whole genome shotgun sequence genome:
- the LOC137364640 gene encoding sphingolipid delta(4)-desaturase DES1-like — protein MGNRVAREDFEWVYTDQPHTDRRREILAKYPEIKLLMGPDHNLKWIVSLMVAIQLLAFYLVKDLDWKWVIFWAYVFGGCLNHSITLAIHEISHNAAFGNKRALMNRYFGMFANLPVGLPYSISFKRYHMDHHRYMGGDGIDVDIPTAFEGWFFCTRIRKLFWVILQPLFYAIRPLCINPKPITYLEITNLLVQLTFNLLIYYFWGIKSIIYMLAGSLLGMGLHPISGHFIAEHYMFLKGHETYSYYGPLNLITFNVGYHNEHHDFPSVPGCRLPQVRKIAADYYDSLPQYSSWAKVLYDFIMDDTISPYSRIKRTVKDAKQD, from the exons CCAAATACCCTGAGATTAAGTTGTTGATGGGCCCAGATCACAACCTGAAATGGATCGTCTCACTGATGGTAGCAATTCAGCTTTTGGCTTTCTACCTTGTGAAGGACCTAGACTGGAAGTGGGTGATTTTCTGGGCTTATGTATTTGGTGGATGTTTGAACCATTCCATAACACTGGCCATCCATGAAATTTCTCACAATGCTGCCTTTGGGAACAAGCGAGCTCTAATGAACCGTTATTTTGGTATGTTTGCCAACCTCCCTGTGGGTCTGCCATACTCCATCTCCTTCAAGAGGTACCACATGGACCATCACCGCTACATGGGTGGGGATGGTATTGACGTGGACATTCCTACTGCATTTGAAGGATGGTTTTTCTGCACCAGAATCAGGAAACTCTTttgggtcatcctgcagccactctTTTATGCAATCAGGCCACTCTGCATCAACCCCAAGCCCATCACTTACCTGGAGATCACCAACCTGCTTGTTCAACTAACTTTTAATCTGCTGATCTACTACTTTTGGGGAATAAAATCTATAATCTACATGTTGGCAGGGTCCCTCCTGGGAATGGGCCTACATCCAATCTCTGGACACTTCATTGCTGAACATTACATGTTTTTGAAGGGACATGAAACCTATTCTTACTATGGGCCCCTCAATCTGATCACCTTCAATGTGGGATATCACAATGAACATCATGACTTCCCCAGTGTTCCAGGGTGCAGGCTCCCTCAA GTGAGGAAGATAGCTGCTGATTATTATGACAGCCTGCCACAGTACTCTTCTTGGGCAAAAGTCCTGTATGACTTTATCATGGATGATACCATCAGCCCCTACTCTCGCATCAAGAGAACAGTGAAGGATGCCAAACAGGATTAG